The genomic segment GATCaccaaataataaattgaaaaaatctGTATCGCCACATTCCATTGATAGCATCAATAGTTATATCTCTAAAAACAGATTACCATTTCAACAGCCATCATATTACTCTAATCCGACAACAGCGGCAGTACCTGCATACGCAAAACTTCATAaaccaaatatattatcaactGAAATGTTAGAAGAGGAGAGCAAAAAGAAAGGAGAAGCTAATAATAGTGACAATACTATTGATGAGAATCATAGTCGGCATATCAAAGAGGATGAGGATGAATTGCTGTTTTTTATGAGCGATATGAATATATCAAAAGATTAGGCATTTGCAACCAAAGTTCCTGCTGTAGTCTCTTTTCTAGATAATTgcattaataaataatttaaaacatCTTTATCATATAGGAAAAAAGTACTAGTTAGATCAAATGATTAGAATATAAGTAGCAATGACAACATTGTCGtgtatctttttttaactttttgCATCATGAATATGTGTATATTGAAACGCATAGAGACAGTTCTACTTTGTTGATGTCAATTTGATGATCCCTTGCCCGTATATAAGTGAAACAGAATCAACTTACCTAACAACTTTGTTTCGACAGGTCCAACACGTTGCTGTTATAGAATCTATTGTCaatgtaatattaatatattatcgTTATATGATAATCTTCGAAAAACGTTTCATTGTGGATTCTTCTGATTAGTTTTACATCATTGAGCAATGTCAGCGATTCTATAATTGGTCACACTATTCCATATGTTAATTTATctcattaaaaattatcattacTTTCAAGTTTGCGCCCTTTTTGAGTACCTgaattacaatatataatatatatagctCATGCTTTATGTCAAATTATCctacaatttttttatagaATACATAAATTAACATGGTAAATTAGGTAAGGGCTTCTAATCAAATTTGATCTTTCAACAAATTGCattcttcaataatgaAACATCATTGAGTTGAAGCCTGAAAGCAGCTGTAACATTTCTGACAGATGATTTTGACTGTAAATCTCGAGCATCACTTCTCTGTGCCATAACTCAAGTTACAACAATAAGGCAATGTGTTTTTGCTAATTTAAAAGTACAAAAATGGATAACCATTCTCAAGATGCAATATTCCATCGAAATTATTCCCTGTCTACAATACTAATGTATTTTATAAGTGGATTGCAGCTTTACTTGACCACTTAGCCAAATGCAAATATTAACATATCATTCCACCATCACACGGGCAAATTAAACAACCTCTCTTCCGAGCATGGCATTTCAGGGCTCAACTTGCTGTTTCAACACTTTGTTCCTGTACAATTCTATCCCCAGGAATTACAAGATGCTTATAAGAAAGGTTTAGATTCTTATCATATACTTCGTGAAACTATGGCTTTAGCTAATACCGCTCACAGCTCCACTAATATTATGAATAAACTCAAAAACCTAAATTATATTGGCAGTGAGCCTGcattcattttcatttccaTGATTCGTGAATTAATCAATCCAATTCGTCCTGAGGAATATTTTCACTTAGAaccaattattattaattacatACTAAACTCCTTAAACGGTGATTATGCTTCCATTAGAGATCACTTCTCACAGCCACCCCAATATACTATCGAAGATATCTTCGCATCCATCCGCAGCAAGTATGAATACatgaaaatgaacaagAGTATCAATACCACCTCCACTTCTCAAACTGATACTTATCACACCTGCTCCAGACCACTACATAAGAGAATAATTTGACCAATTATGTAACAAATCCGGGCATAGTGCAAAAACTGTTTCCACTATAATATTCAACCAATAATGTGTCACCTGTCAAAAACTAACGTTTAACTGAAGTTGCGTGGTGAAGTTAGTTATGCTCTCGTAACATCATCTACATCCTTTGGTTATCACATTTATATACCATCCAATCATCGTATTGTTGACACcacaaattattttatactCACACAACAAGAATACATTAACGCCAAAAAACTTGTCAAACCACTCCAAAATTGATGAACTCATTAACGAGATGTTTCCTGTTGTCGATTAATCTGTGAATAACGAAGATAactataataaaaatgtgGATTCACATTCCCAGTCTTCGATGTACAATGTTCCCGTTGATAGTTTATTGACTACGAATACCGAATtcgataataataacattaataCCGATACAGCCATTGAACCACTGACAGTTCATGACACTGACACTTTACTGGACACG from the Tetrapisispora phaffii CBS 4417 chromosome 9, complete genome genome contains:
- the TPHA0I03310 gene encoding uncharacterized protein (Ty like retrotransposon), with the protein product MALANTAHSSTNIMNKLKNLNYIGSEPAFIFISMIRELINPIRPEEYFHLEPIIINYILNSLNGDYASIRDHFSQPPQYTIEDIFASIRSKYEYMKMNKSINTTSTSQTDTYHTCSRPLHKRII